One stretch of Roseovarius mucosus DNA includes these proteins:
- a CDS encoding acetate/propionate family kinase: MSKPGNSDLVLVLNAGSSSIKLAVFDGQLTQVLTGIADGIGGPGTLKLGDVKTTQAFPDHATALHAILQALETKGFPISRFAAAAHRVVHGGTTLTQPTRITPEVLRAIKSCTPLAPLHNPHNIAAIETLAALAPDLPQVAAFDTAFHASNPEVATRYALPPQIEARGIRRYGFHGISYASLVDSLPGLTGTPLPSRLLAFHLGNGASICAIRDGESIATSMGYSPLEGLTMGTRTGMIDGNAVLRLAEEDGIAATHHLLNKESGLRGLSGGLSDMRALLTDPSPASTFAVEHFCYWAIRHAGSLIAAMQGLDAVAFTGGIGENAAPVRARIMDGLSWLGAQIDARANAAGDTRLHAHSSGIACWIIPAQEERMIAGDAQRLLSDD, translated from the coding sequence ATGTCGAAACCCGGCAACAGCGATCTTGTTCTGGTCCTGAATGCCGGGTCATCCTCGATCAAGCTCGCCGTTTTTGACGGCCAGCTCACCCAAGTATTGACCGGGATCGCCGATGGTATCGGCGGCCCCGGCACGCTCAAACTGGGCGACGTAAAAACGACCCAAGCCTTCCCAGACCATGCAACCGCCCTGCACGCTATCCTACAAGCGCTTGAAACCAAAGGTTTTCCAATCAGTCGCTTTGCCGCCGCCGCGCATCGCGTGGTGCATGGGGGCACGACACTGACACAGCCCACGCGCATCACCCCCGAGGTGCTCCGCGCGATCAAATCCTGCACGCCGCTCGCGCCCCTGCACAACCCCCACAATATCGCTGCAATCGAGACATTGGCCGCCCTCGCCCCCGACTTGCCGCAGGTGGCCGCGTTCGACACCGCCTTTCACGCGAGCAACCCCGAGGTCGCCACCCGCTATGCCCTGCCGCCTCAGATCGAGGCGCGCGGCATCCGGCGCTATGGCTTTCATGGCATTTCCTATGCCTCTCTCGTTGACAGCCTGCCCGGTTTGACCGGCACGCCCCTGCCCTCTCGTCTCTTGGCCTTTCACCTTGGCAACGGCGCGTCGATCTGCGCCATCCGTGACGGGGAATCTATCGCAACATCAATGGGCTACTCACCTCTTGAGGGGCTGACAATGGGCACCCGCACCGGCATGATCGACGGCAACGCGGTGCTGCGATTGGCCGAGGAAGATGGCATCGCTGCCACCCATCACCTTCTGAACAAGGAAAGCGGGCTGCGCGGCCTCTCGGGCGGCCTCTCAGACATGCGCGCCCTGCTCACAGACCCATCCCCGGCAAGCACCTTCGCGGTAGAGCATTTTTGCTATTGGGCCATCCGGCACGCCGGATCGCTCATCGCCGCAATGCAGGGGCTGGATGCCGTGGCCTTTACCGGCGGCATCGGCGAAAACGCCGCCCCCGTGCGCGCCCGGATCATGGATGGGCTCTCTTGGCTCGGGGCACAGATCGACGCGCGCGCCAATGCAGCGGGTGACACCCGCTTGCACGCCCACAGCTCTGGCATCGCCTGCTGGATCATTCCCGCCCAAGAGGAACGCATGATTGCAGGGGATGCGCAACGCCTGCTGTCTGACGACTGA
- the xsc gene encoding sulfoacetaldehyde acetyltransferase: MKMTTEEAFVKTLQLHGIQHAFGIIGSAMMPISDIFPKAGITFWDCAHEGSAGMMADGYTRATGKMSMMIAQNGPGITNFVTAVKTAYWNHTPLLLVTPQAANKTIGQGGFQEVEQMKLFEDMVAYQEEVRDPTRIAETLNRVILKAKRASAPAQINIPRDFWTQVIDIELPAIVEFERPSGGEGAIADAAKLLTEAKFPVILNGAGVVLADGIDASRQLAERLDAPVCVGYQHNDAFPGSHPLFAGPLGYNGSKAGMELISRADVVLCLGTRLNPFSTLPGYGIDYWPKEAKIIQVDINPDRIGLTKKVTVGIVGDAKKVATSILAHLGESAGDTDRADRKALIAQTKSTWAQQLSSMDHEDDDPGTSWNERARADKPDWMSPRMAWRAIQSALPREAIISSDIGNNCAIGNAYPSFEEGRKYLAPGLFGPCGYGLPSIVGAKIGQPDVPVVGFAGDGAFGIAVNELTAIGRGEWPAVTQIVFRNYQWGAEKRNSTLWFDDNFVGTELDQQVSYAGIAQACGLKGVIARTMEELTDALNTAIKDQMEHGKTTLIEAMINQELGEPFRRDAMKKPVAVAGIDPADMREQQV, encoded by the coding sequence ATGAAGATGACCACCGAAGAGGCCTTTGTCAAAACCCTGCAACTGCATGGAATCCAACACGCTTTTGGGATCATTGGCTCTGCCATGATGCCGATCTCGGATATTTTCCCCAAGGCCGGGATCACGTTTTGGGACTGCGCGCATGAGGGCTCTGCCGGCATGATGGCCGATGGCTACACGCGTGCCACCGGCAAGATGTCGATGATGATCGCTCAGAACGGTCCCGGCATCACAAATTTCGTGACCGCCGTCAAAACCGCCTATTGGAACCATACCCCCTTGCTGCTCGTGACCCCGCAAGCCGCCAACAAGACCATTGGTCAGGGCGGCTTCCAAGAGGTCGAACAAATGAAACTGTTCGAAGATATGGTCGCCTATCAGGAAGAGGTGCGCGACCCTACCCGCATCGCCGAAACCCTTAACCGTGTGATTCTCAAAGCAAAACGTGCATCCGCACCAGCCCAGATCAACATCCCCCGCGATTTCTGGACCCAAGTCATCGACATCGAATTGCCCGCAATTGTCGAGTTTGAGCGCCCCTCGGGTGGCGAAGGCGCGATTGCCGATGCTGCCAAACTGCTGACCGAGGCCAAGTTTCCCGTCATCCTCAACGGCGCGGGCGTGGTGCTCGCGGATGGTATCGACGCCTCGCGCCAACTGGCCGAGCGTCTCGATGCCCCGGTCTGCGTCGGCTATCAGCACAATGACGCCTTCCCCGGCTCTCACCCGCTTTTCGCCGGGCCTTTGGGCTATAACGGTTCAAAAGCAGGGATGGAGCTGATCTCGCGCGCCGATGTCGTGCTCTGCCTTGGCACCCGCCTCAACCCGTTCTCGACCCTGCCGGGATACGGCATCGACTATTGGCCCAAAGAGGCCAAAATCATTCAGGTCGATATCAACCCCGACCGTATCGGCCTCACCAAGAAAGTAACCGTGGGCATCGTCGGCGACGCCAAGAAAGTCGCCACTTCGATCCTCGCCCATTTGGGTGAAAGCGCGGGCGACACCGACCGCGCCGACCGCAAAGCCTTGATCGCACAGACAAAATCGACATGGGCACAACAGCTCAGCTCGATGGACCACGAGGATGACGATCCCGGCACAAGCTGGAACGAGCGCGCCCGCGCTGACAAACCCGATTGGATGAGCCCCCGTATGGCTTGGCGCGCGATCCAATCCGCCCTGCCGCGCGAAGCGATCATTTCCTCCGATATTGGCAACAACTGCGCCATCGGCAATGCCTACCCATCGTTTGAAGAGGGCCGCAAATATCTCGCCCCCGGCCTCTTTGGCCCCTGCGGTTATGGCCTGCCCTCCATCGTTGGTGCAAAAATCGGCCAGCCCGATGTGCCGGTTGTGGGCTTTGCCGGCGACGGTGCCTTTGGCATCGCGGTCAACGAACTGACCGCCATCGGTCGCGGCGAATGGCCCGCCGTAACGCAGATCGTGTTCCGCAACTACCAGTGGGGCGCCGAAAAGCGCAACTCAACCCTTTGGTTCGACGACAACTTCGTCGGAACAGAGCTGGATCAACAGGTTAGCTATGCCGGTATCGCGCAGGCCTGTGGCCTCAAGGGCGTCATCGCCCGCACGATGGAGGAACTGACCGACGCGCTCAACACCGCGATCAAGGATCAGATGGAACACGGCAAGACCACGCTTATCGAGGCCATGATCAATCAGGAACTGGGCGAGCCCTTCCGCCGCGACGCGATGAAGAAACCCGTGGCCGTCGCCGGGATCGACCCCGCCGACATGCGCGAGCAGCAGGTCTGA
- a CDS encoding PLP-dependent aminotransferase family protein, whose amino-acid sequence MAIPVETFFLAPEAEGTLQAQIQQMIAQGILSGRFRKGEKLPSSRKLAAHLGVSRITVTLALTELQANDYLASRDRSGYYVSENAPEPPAFTAPAPRGDTIDWSRALGRRFTGGDTPEKPQDWARYPYPFIYGQTDPALFDHANWRHCALQALGAKDFQALTADYYDQDDPKLIEFIARHTLPRRGIIAQPDEILVTMGAQNALWLTAQVLLTQRRTAAIENPCYHALRDILMQSRCHLMPVDVDRDGLPPENLPDQADVIFTTPSHQAPTNATMPLARRKALLTRAAEMEALIVEDDYEFEVSFLRAPLPALKSLDTEGRVIYVGSFSKSIFPGLRLGYLVGSKSFIRECRALRASVLRHPPGHIQRTAAYFLSLGHYDSLVRRMGQVFARRRSVMESALADHGLDVAGRGVFGGSSIWMQAPDHIDMGQIDNALRQSGVLIEPGHPFFHGTDRPRNFYRLAYSSIPSDRIPQGIAHIARELASAFGQCS is encoded by the coding sequence ATGGCGATTCCGGTCGAAACCTTTTTTCTCGCCCCCGAGGCTGAGGGCACGCTTCAGGCGCAGATCCAGCAGATGATCGCGCAGGGCATCCTGTCAGGCCGCTTTCGCAAGGGCGAGAAACTGCCCTCTTCCCGCAAACTCGCCGCACATCTGGGTGTCAGCCGCATCACCGTGACCCTGGCCTTGACCGAATTGCAGGCCAATGATTACCTCGCCTCGCGCGACCGTTCCGGCTACTATGTCTCTGAAAACGCACCAGAACCTCCGGCCTTCACAGCCCCCGCACCACGCGGCGACACGATTGATTGGTCCCGCGCACTTGGCCGCCGCTTCACCGGCGGCGATACGCCCGAAAAGCCGCAGGATTGGGCGCGTTACCCCTATCCCTTCATCTACGGCCAGACCGATCCCGCGCTCTTCGATCACGCCAACTGGCGTCATTGCGCGCTACAGGCGCTTGGTGCCAAGGATTTTCAGGCCCTCACCGCAGATTACTACGATCAGGACGATCCCAAACTGATCGAGTTTATCGCCCGCCACACTTTGCCGCGTCGCGGCATCATCGCGCAACCCGATGAAATCCTTGTCACAATGGGCGCGCAGAACGCTTTATGGCTCACCGCGCAGGTGCTCTTGACCCAACGCCGCACCGCCGCGATCGAAAACCCCTGCTATCACGCTCTGCGCGACATTCTCATGCAATCGCGTTGTCACCTCATGCCGGTGGACGTCGATCGCGACGGTCTGCCGCCGGAAAACCTGCCCGATCAGGCCGACGTGATCTTTACCACGCCCAGCCATCAGGCCCCGACCAACGCCACAATGCCCCTTGCGCGGCGCAAGGCGCTGCTCACCCGCGCCGCCGAGATGGAGGCGCTGATCGTTGAGGATGACTACGAGTTCGAGGTCTCCTTTCTCCGCGCACCCCTTCCGGCCCTGAAATCCCTCGATACCGAGGGGCGGGTGATCTATGTGGGTTCCTTCTCCAAGTCGATCTTTCCGGGCCTAAGGCTTGGTTATCTTGTTGGTTCCAAATCATTTATTCGAGAGTGTCGCGCCCTGCGCGCCTCGGTTCTGCGCCATCCGCCGGGCCATATTCAGCGCACAGCGGCCTATTTCCTCTCGCTTGGTCACTACGACAGCCTCGTGCGCCGCATGGGTCAGGTCTTTGCGCGCCGCCGCAGCGTGATGGAGAGCGCCTTGGCTGATCACGGTCTTGACGTCGCCGGGCGTGGCGTTTTTGGCGGCTCCTCTATCTGGATGCAGGCCCCGGATCACATCGACATGGGCCAGATTGATAACGCCCTCCGGCAGTCGGGCGTGTTGATCGAGCCGGGGCATCCTTTCTTTCACGGCACCGACAGACCACGCAATTTCTATCGTCTCGCTTATTCCTCGATCCCTTCAGACCGCATCCCCCAAGGAATTGCCCATATCGCGCGGGAATTGGCCTCGGCCTTCGGACAGTGCTCTTAG
- a CDS encoding ArsR/SmtB family transcription factor: protein MKTGPDIARIAALIGDPARANILTALMSGKALTATELAAEAGVTAQTASAHLARLEAGGLVTQARQGRHKYTRLASDEVAHLIEALMGIAAGAGHLRTRPGPRDPALRRARVCYNHLAGDMGTRMYDSLRARGFLQQDDTTLTLTDSGHRFITSLGLDPDHLPSPRTAMCRDCLDWSERRAHLAGRLGRGLLAHIEALGWAHRVPGTRIVRFTPKGDTAFNAAFPTS, encoded by the coding sequence ATGAAAACAGGCCCCGACATCGCCCGCATCGCCGCCCTCATCGGCGACCCGGCCCGCGCCAACATCCTGACCGCTTTGATGAGCGGCAAGGCCCTCACCGCCACCGAACTGGCGGCAGAGGCGGGCGTGACCGCGCAAACCGCCTCTGCCCATCTGGCCCGTCTCGAAGCCGGCGGCCTTGTCACCCAAGCGCGACAGGGGCGGCACAAATACACCCGCCTCGCCTCGGATGAGGTGGCGCATCTTATTGAGGCCCTGATGGGCATCGCGGCAGGCGCGGGCCACCTGCGCACCCGCCCCGGTCCGCGCGACCCGGCTTTGCGCCGCGCCCGCGTATGTTACAACCACCTCGCAGGCGACATGGGCACCCGGATGTATGACAGCCTGCGCGCACGTGGCTTTCTCCAGCAGGACGACACAACCCTCACGCTCACCGACAGCGGCCACCGCTTCATCACCTCCCTCGGGCTTGACCCAGACCACCTCCCATCGCCCCGCACAGCCATGTGCCGCGACTGTCTTGACTGGTCCGAACGGCGCGCCCATCTGGCCGGGCGCCTGGGGCGTGGCCTGCTCGCGCATATCGAGGCTCTGGGTTGGGCGCACCGCGTCCCCGGCACCCGGATCGTCCGATTCACCCCAAAGGGCGACACGGCCTTCAACGCCGCCTTTCCCACGTCATGA
- a CDS encoding NIPSNAP family protein, whose protein sequence is MLTCVIRYHIDPTKREEFAHYARNWGEAIPRCGADLIGYYAPHEGSSTLAYGIYNIPSLAAYEAYRGRLADDPLGRENYEFAQRERFLLREDRIFLKLVSGGG, encoded by the coding sequence ATGCTGACATGTGTGATTCGCTATCATATCGACCCAACCAAGAGAGAGGAGTTTGCACACTATGCCCGCAACTGGGGTGAGGCGATCCCGCGCTGTGGGGCGGATCTGATCGGATATTATGCCCCGCATGAAGGCAGCAGCACGCTGGCCTATGGCATTTACAACATCCCCTCTTTGGCAGCTTATGAGGCCTATCGCGGGCGGCTGGCCGATGATCCGCTGGGGCGCGAGAACTATGAGTTTGCGCAGCGCGAGAGGTTCTTGTTGCGTGAGGACCGCATTTTCCTGAAGCTGGTGAGCGGAGGGGGATGA
- a CDS encoding antibiotic biosynthesis monooxygenase family protein encodes MIAVIFEVIPGEGQKEPYLEMAAKMRPLAEAIPGFISVERFESLTQPGKLLSLSFWEDEAAVIRWRQLAEHRGAQRAGRQVMFDDYRLRVVSVIRDYGMHERDEAPEDSRAAHGG; translated from the coding sequence ATGATTGCAGTGATATTCGAGGTGATCCCCGGTGAGGGGCAAAAGGAGCCGTATCTGGAGATGGCGGCCAAGATGCGCCCGCTGGCCGAGGCGATTCCCGGCTTTATCAGCGTCGAGCGGTTTGAGAGCCTGACCCAACCCGGCAAGCTTTTGTCGCTGTCGTTTTGGGAGGATGAGGCGGCGGTGATCCGGTGGCGACAACTGGCGGAACATCGCGGGGCGCAAAGGGCGGGGCGTCAGGTGATGTTTGACGACTACCGTTTGCGGGTGGTCAGCGTGATCCGGGATTACGGCATGCATGAGCGGGATGAAGCCCCCGAAGACAGTCGTGCGGCGCATGGCGGCTGA
- a CDS encoding RidA family protein, translating into MSEITRLHTGPRMSQAVVHNGIVYLAGQVGKPGDNVTEQTKSCLAQVDALLAETGSDKTRILQTIVWLADMKDFAEMNAVWDAWVPQGHTPARAAGEAKLATPDYLVEFIVTAAQA; encoded by the coding sequence ATGAGTGAGATTACCCGTCTTCATACCGGCCCCCGCATGAGCCAAGCGGTTGTGCATAACGGCATCGTCTATCTGGCAGGGCAGGTTGGCAAGCCCGGTGACAATGTGACCGAGCAGACCAAAAGCTGTCTGGCGCAGGTCGATGCCTTGTTGGCCGAAACCGGAAGCGACAAGACGCGCATTCTGCAAACCATCGTGTGGCTGGCGGATATGAAGGATTTTGCCGAGATGAACGCGGTTTGGGATGCCTGGGTGCCGCAGGGCCACACGCCCGCGCGCGCGGCGGGTGAGGCGAAGCTTGCGACGCCGGATTATCTGGTCGAATTCATCGTGACGGCGGCGCAGGCGTAA
- a CDS encoding SDR family NAD(P)-dependent oxidoreductase → MTDSPKTAAPKTAVVTGAARGIGLATTRQFLAMGWRVVMIDRDAAALQKAASPLSGVDPVLCDVSQPDQVAQMAAHVTATAPSVDALVNNAGVADFGPLAETDFARWRTVMDTNLDGVFLMSQALRPALCDARGAIVNIASISGLRASTLRVAYGTSKAAVKHLTLQQAAELGEFGVRANCVCPGPVATKLAMAVHTPDIIAAYHDAIPLNRYGSEDEIASVITFLCSPAASYVTGQIIAVDGGFEATGIGLPALRN, encoded by the coding sequence ATGACCGACAGCCCAAAAACCGCCGCCCCGAAAACCGCTGTCGTCACCGGGGCCGCGCGCGGCATCGGCCTGGCCACCACCCGGCAATTTCTGGCCATGGGCTGGCGCGTGGTGATGATCGACCGCGACGCCGCAGCCCTGCAAAAGGCGGCAAGCCCGCTCTCGGGCGTTGATCCGGTGCTCTGCGATGTCTCGCAGCCCGATCAGGTGGCGCAGATGGCCGCCCATGTCACCGCCACCGCCCCCTCGGTTGACGCCCTCGTTAACAACGCGGGCGTGGCCGATTTCGGCCCCCTCGCCGAAACCGATTTCGCCCGTTGGCGCACCGTGATGGACACCAATCTCGACGGTGTGTTCCTGATGAGCCAAGCACTGCGCCCGGCGCTCTGTGACGCCCGCGGTGCCATCGTCAACATCGCCTCCATCTCTGGCCTGCGTGCCTCGACCCTGCGCGTGGCCTATGGCACCTCCAAGGCTGCCGTCAAACACCTGACCCTGCAACAGGCGGCGGAATTGGGCGAATTCGGCGTGCGCGCCAATTGCGTCTGCCCCGGCCCGGTCGCGACCAAACTCGCCATGGCCGTGCATACCCCCGACATCATCGCCGCCTACCACGATGCGATCCCCCTCAACCGCTACGGCAGCGAGGATGAAATCGCATCGGTCATCACCTTCCTCTGCTCACCCGCCGCCAGCTACGTGACCGGCCAGATCATCGCCGTCGATGGCGGGTTCGAGGCGACGGGCATCGGCCTGCCCGCCCTGCGCAACTGA
- a CDS encoding UDP-glucose dehydrogenase family protein: protein MKIAMIGTGYVGLVSGVCFSDFGHDVTCVDKNPDKIAMLLRGEVPIFEPGLDALMSKNVEAGRLRFTTDLAEAITGAEAVFIAVGTPTRRGDGHADLTYVMAAAEEIARAASEYVVIVTKSTVPVGTNRAVKKVIKKANPNLDFDVASNPEFLREGAAIDDFMKPDRVVVGVQTDRAADVMAAIYRPLYLRDFPIVTTDLESAEMIKYAANAFLATKITFINEIAALCERTGADVKQVSHGIGLDGRIGNKFLHAGPGYGGSCFPKDTRALARIGQDHGLPMQITEKVITVNEEMKRRMIDKLLDLCDGSFNGKTIAILGVTFKPNTDDMRDAPALTIIPALVGGGARVRVTDPQGQREGEALLPGVSWQEDPYKCANKADLLVLLTEWNEFRALDLKRLARKMTSPRMADLRNIYSVKDAKRAGFIAYDSIGRPAYRHDATPQQD from the coding sequence ATGAAAATTGCGATGATCGGAACGGGCTACGTGGGCCTTGTCTCGGGGGTATGTTTTTCCGATTTCGGCCATGACGTGACCTGCGTCGATAAAAACCCCGACAAGATCGCCATGCTCCTGCGCGGCGAGGTGCCGATCTTCGAGCCGGGTCTTGACGCGCTCATGTCCAAGAATGTCGAGGCGGGCCGCCTCCGCTTTACCACCGACCTGGCCGAGGCCATCACCGGGGCCGAGGCCGTGTTCATCGCCGTGGGCACCCCAACCCGGCGCGGCGATGGCCACGCCGACCTCACCTATGTCATGGCCGCCGCCGAGGAAATCGCCCGCGCCGCCTCAGAGTATGTGGTGATCGTCACCAAATCCACCGTCCCCGTCGGCACCAACCGCGCGGTCAAGAAGGTGATCAAAAAGGCCAACCCGAACCTTGATTTCGATGTCGCCTCCAACCCCGAATTCCTGCGCGAAGGGGCGGCCATCGACGATTTCATGAAACCCGACCGCGTCGTCGTCGGCGTCCAGACCGACCGCGCCGCCGATGTCATGGCCGCGATCTACCGCCCCCTCTACCTGCGTGATTTTCCCATCGTCACCACCGATCTCGAATCCGCCGAGATGATCAAATACGCCGCCAACGCCTTTCTCGCGACCAAGATCACCTTCATCAACGAAATCGCGGCGCTGTGCGAACGCACCGGCGCGGATGTGAAACAGGTCAGCCACGGCATCGGCCTCGATGGCCGCATCGGCAACAAATTCCTGCACGCAGGCCCCGGCTATGGCGGCTCCTGCTTTCCCAAGGACACCCGCGCCTTGGCCCGCATCGGTCAGGATCACGGCCTGCCCATGCAGATCACCGAAAAAGTCATCACCGTGAACGAAGAAATGAAACGCCGCATGATCGACAAACTGCTCGATCTTTGCGACGGATCTTTCAACGGCAAGACCATCGCAATCCTTGGCGTCACCTTCAAACCCAATACCGATGATATGCGCGATGCCCCCGCGCTCACCATCATTCCCGCCCTTGTGGGCGGCGGTGCGCGCGTCCGCGTCACCGACCCACAAGGCCAGCGCGAGGGCGAGGCGCTCTTGCCCGGCGTGTCTTGGCAAGAAGACCCCTATAAATGCGCCAACAAGGCCGATCTTTTGGTCCTACTCACCGAATGGAACGAATTCCGCGCCCTCGACCTCAAGCGTCTGGCGCGCAAGATGACCAGCCCCCGCATGGCCGACCTGCGCAACATTTACTCGGTCAAGGATGCCAAACGCGCCGGCTTCATCGCCTATGACAGCATCGGCCGCCCCGCCTATCGCCACGACGCCACCCCGCAACAGGACTAA
- the glmM gene encoding phosphoglucosamine mutase yields the protein MAAKLFGTDGVRGQANSWPMTADVALRLGAAAGGYFRRDKQEHRVVIGKDTRLSGYMIEYALTAGFTSTGMNVFLLGPVPTPAIGYLTHSLRADVGVMISASHNPASDNGIKLFGPDGYKLSDEAEAGIARLLDEGARLAAPEKIGRAKRIEDARGRYVEYAKTTFPHRRRLEGLRIVLDCANGAAYRTAPEVLWELGAEVIPMGVEPDGFNINLDCGSTKPQAAARRVLETRADLGICLDGDADRVVLIDEQGRIADGDQFMGLIATRWAREGRLAGNTLVATVMSNLGLERHLEAQGIALKRTAVGDRYVVEEMRAGGHNLGGEQSGHIVMTDYATTGDGLIGALQFLAAMVETGEKASSLAQVFEPVPQKLINVRFAKGKNPMATDAVQSAVAAAEKLLGGDGRLLVRPSGTEPMIRVMAEALNPGVLDQVMDSVVGAVRQES from the coding sequence ATGGCGGCAAAGCTGTTTGGGACGGACGGGGTTCGGGGGCAGGCGAATAGCTGGCCGATGACAGCGGATGTGGCGCTGCGTCTTGGGGCGGCGGCGGGGGGATATTTTCGCCGCGACAAGCAAGAGCACCGCGTGGTGATCGGCAAGGATACGCGGTTGTCGGGCTATATGATCGAATATGCGCTGACGGCGGGATTCACCTCGACCGGTATGAACGTGTTTCTGCTGGGGCCGGTGCCGACGCCGGCGATTGGGTATCTGACCCATAGTTTGCGCGCCGATGTGGGGGTGATGATTTCTGCCAGTCACAACCCGGCCTCGGACAATGGGATCAAGCTGTTTGGGCCGGATGGTTACAAGCTGAGCGATGAGGCGGAGGCGGGGATTGCGCGGCTGCTGGATGAGGGCGCGCGGCTGGCGGCACCGGAGAAGATCGGCCGGGCCAAGCGGATCGAGGATGCGCGCGGGCGCTATGTGGAATATGCCAAGACCACCTTTCCGCATCGCCGGCGGCTGGAGGGGCTGCGGATCGTGCTCGATTGTGCCAATGGCGCGGCGTATCGCACGGCGCCGGAGGTGCTCTGGGAATTGGGGGCTGAGGTGATCCCGATGGGGGTGGAGCCGGACGGGTTCAACATCAACCTCGATTGTGGATCGACCAAGCCGCAGGCCGCTGCGCGCCGGGTGCTTGAGACGCGGGCCGATCTGGGGATTTGTCTGGATGGCGATGCCGATCGGGTGGTGTTGATCGACGAACAGGGGCGGATCGCGGATGGGGATCAGTTCATGGGGCTGATTGCCACGCGCTGGGCACGTGAGGGGCGTCTGGCGGGCAATACTCTGGTGGCGACCGTGATGTCCAATCTGGGGCTGGAGCGGCATCTGGAGGCGCAGGGCATTGCGCTCAAGCGCACGGCGGTGGGGGATCGCTATGTGGTCGAAGAGATGCGCGCGGGCGGTCATAACCTTGGTGGAGAGCAGTCAGGCCATATCGTGATGACCGATTATGCCACCACTGGTGACGGTTTGATCGGCGCGTTGCAGTTTCTGGCGGCGATGGTCGAGACGGGCGAAAAGGCCAGCAGTCTGGCGCAGGTGTTCGAGCCGGTGCCGCAGAAGTTGATCAATGTGCGCTTTGCCAAGGGCAAGAACCCGATGGCGACCGATGCGGTGCAAAGCGCCGTGGCGGCGGCGGAGAAGCTGTTGGGGGGCGATGGGCGGCTCTTGGTGCGGCCCTCGGGGACCGAGCCGATGATCCGGGTGATGGCAGAGGCGCTTAATCCGGGGGTTCTGGATCAGGTGATGGACTCGGTGGTGGGTGCGGTGCGGCAGGAGAGCTGA